From the genome of Miscanthus floridulus cultivar M001 chromosome 10, ASM1932011v1, whole genome shotgun sequence, one region includes:
- the LOC136489763 gene encoding uncharacterized mitochondrial protein AtMg00810-like encodes MTDLGDLQHFLCISNKLSATIGAPVADPYEYRSLAGFLQNLTLTRPDLAYAIQQVCLFMHDPGEPHLALIKRILRYIKGSLSTGLHLSIGPVSQLTTYSDGDWVGCLDTRRSTFCFCIFLSDNLVSWYTKRQNTVSRSSAEAEYRAIPHVVAGYASFSKSSIYRFPPPQLSSVTTSMLST; translated from the exons ATGACGGATCTTGGCGACCTTCAACACTTCCTCTGCATCTCC AACAAGCTGTCCGCCACCATAGGCGCCCCGGTGGCTGACCCTTATGAGTACCGGAGTCTCGCCGGTTTCCTCCAGAACCTCACTTTGACACGACCTGATTTGGCATATGCTATTCAGCAGGTGTGCTTGTTCATGCATGATCCCGGCGAGCCTCACCTCGCGCTGATCAAGCGCATTCTCCGATACATCAAGGGCTCTCTCTCCACCGGTCTTCACCTGAGCATCGGACCCGTCAGCCAGCTCACCACCTACTCTGACGGTGACTGGGTGGGCTGCCTCGATACACGTCGCTCCACCTTCTGCTTTTGCATCTTCCTCAGTGACAACCTGGTGTCCTGGTACACCAAGCGTCAGAACACTGTCTCTCGCTCTAGTGCTGAAGCAGAGTACCGTGCTATCCCCCATGTCGTTGCTGGCTACGCCAGCTTCTCTAAGAGCTCCATCTACCGCTTCCCACCACCACAGTTGTCTTCTGTGACAACGTCAATGCTGTCTACATGA